The window TCCTGCTGACGAAGGCTAAGGCGCAGGCACTCAAGGCAGGCGTTCCAGAGCCCAGTCCCGTACCCGAACCGGAGCCGGGACCTTCGGTGCCGGAGCCGGGGCCCCAACGGGAACCGGGCGTTGAGCCCAGCAGAGAACCCCCGCCGGGACTTCAGACGAGGACCATCCGCCTCGTGGGCGATGTCCCGCACGAGGTGTGGAATCGCTTGGGCACGAAGATCCTGCCGAAGCTTAGGTCGGCGGGCTCCGATCTCAAGGTCGGCGTCGACTTCTCCGTGACTGTCAATAGCGAGATAGCGGAAAGCCTTGCCTCGGAACTCCGCCAGATCCTGGCCGACCTCGGCTTGGACGACGATGTGCAGATTCGGGTCACTTGATGGGGCCGAGCGCAGGTTGCCGATGATAGTAATGAGTCCCTCGGCTCCGCTTCAGAGAAAGGCTTCCCAGATCACAGAACGACTGAAGGAGCCTGCCGACGTCATCGTCGCAGCTCGTCCGAGAGCGGCCGATTTAGGTGCAGCGGTTGGTAGCGTCCTACGTCGTGAAGAACAAGCCCCGCCACGTGGCGCGCTAGAGGCGGCCGCATCGGACGAAGTGTCGTACCCCGTGAATATGATTAGAAGCTGTTGAATACCAATTCGAATACGAGGGGGGATCTATGCCATATGTTCTGCGTGCAATGGCCGAGGGCATTGCCACCAGATTCGCTTGTATATCTTGTGGTGCAGTATCTGGGATCTCTCCCCTGTGTTCTTGGTGCGAGGCACAAGTTGAGAAAAACCGGATAGGTCGACAGAGTGGAATCGTGGAGCCCTTTCTACAGCGGTCATCTACTAGTTCTACCAGTCTGTGGATGCCCTTTTTGAGCTGTACGACACCTTTGGAGTATGCGCCTCCCGTTTCCCATCTGGTTGTGGCGCTCAAACGATCGGGTTCGTACAGGTGTGCACGGTTCTTGGGCGATCGCCTCTGTAAAGCCCTCCCTTTTGAAGCCAGATCGGTCTCGTTCGTTACATGGGTACCTTCGGCTTCGTGCGCGACAAAGGGCTTCGACCACGGGGCAGTACTGGCAAGAGCAGTCGCACAGTCGCTGGGGGTCCGTGCTATAAGGCTTCTCCAGCGCATAGAGCAGGAAGAGCTCAAGCACTTGAGCCGGGAGGATCGCCTGTGTAGAGCAGGGGTTTCCTTCTCTACGGTGTCCGCAGGCGTGACCGGGACGGTCCTTCTCGTAGACGACGTGACCACAACAGGAGCATCTTTGTACTACGCGGCTTTGGAACTCAAGAGGGCGGGATTCCGAAAAATCCATGCCGCGGCAGTTGCCAAAACCCCGCTCTTCAAGTCTCCATTACTCAATGGGCTGTCTAATCCGAAAGACTTGGGCGAGTCTCGCTCGGGGCTGGCGCGAGTCGAGGGATCCACTTTCTTCGATTCGCTTCAGTCGAGTGGACTTCCTCAGGGCACCTTTTTCTACTCACTTCAGGTCGGTGACAGATTCCCCGAAAGAATGAACAAGTCTCGGTGTAGGCGATCTGATAAAAGGACCTAGGAGATGTCAAAGCGTCAAAGTGGTACGGCTGCGGCAGACCTGCCGAGTTTTCCAAGGTGCACCGGGCCTGTACCAGCGTCGTTTCAATCTCTAATGATTGTAAAAAGAGAAATTGCCGGTGCTCGAGATAGCCTCAGGGAGGCAAGAGTAGAGCTGCTCGAGGAAAATATATCGAGCGGCGCCTACTCTATTGAGCCGGTACGGGTTGCTCAGGCACTCCTCGATGAGATTCTGGGTGCCGCCTCGGATAATCTTGAATCTTGAACACGCCACAGGCCGAAGCAATGGTGGCTGTGGACAGTCGTGCCACATCGCTGACTTCTTATATTTATTAGGAGGGGAGATGGACATAAAGGCAACCGCTAAGAACATGGAGTTGCCGGAGCGACTTCAGCAGTATGCAGTATCGAAGCTTTCCCGTGCAGATCGTCTTTTAGAAGACCTGAAGTCGTGTACAGCGGTTTTTACCGAGATAAAGAATTCCTCTGTAAGCTCTTCGTACGTGCTAGAAGTTACCGCCAAGACCGGACATGGCCGCTTGATACGTGCGGAGGGCCAGGCCCCCGATCCGTACGCGGTCGTCGATCGAGTAGCTGACAAGCTCGAATCCCAGCTGAGACGTCTCAAGGGCAGGATTATTGGGAGAAATCGAAACAAGCGAGGTGCCAAGTCCAAACTCTCCGGGAATTCGAGAGAGGAAGGCGAATTTTTGGAGGGAGACAATGGGATTCGGATCGCCCGCTACAAGAAGTTCGAGCTTGAGCCCCTTTTGCCAGAGGAGGCGGCTGAGGAGCTGGAGCTTTTGGGTCACAGCTTCTACTTTTTTACCAACAAAGAATCAGGCTTGCCCGCGGTCGTCTACAGAAGGCGTGGGGGTGACTTTGGTTTGATCGAGCCGGCTGTCGAATAGGAGGGCGGGCGGTAGGCGAGCCCGTAAAGAGGGTGACGAAGACTGGCAAGAGACTCAAGACACGGGATTTGGAAGGCCTTAGCGAGTCCGAGCCCATCCGCGTCATGGTTGCAGATGACGACGAGGTGTTCCGTTGCGGGCTGGCTTCTTTGGCGCAAATGTTTCCTCGGATTGTCATAGTGGGCGAAGCATCGGATGGGATCGAGGCTGTGGAGCTCGCCGCAGAGTTGGCGCCCGACATCTTGCTCATGGATGTCAGGATGCCAAAACTGTCTGGAATAGAGGCTACTTCAAGAATTCGCGAGGAGGTACCGACCACGCGCATTCTCATGCTCACAGTTTCCGACGAAGAAGAAGACCTTTTTCAAGCTCTCAAAGCTGGTGCGGTTGGATACCTCCTGAAGGGAGCGGACCTTGGGGAGGTCAAAGCGGCTGTGGAAGCTGTCTATCAAGGCGAATCTTTCATCTCGCCCCAGATGGCGACGAAGCTCATATCGGAGTTTACGTCACTGGCCAAAGAGCACGAAGAGCGTCGCCCCAAGATCACGAGGCGGGAGCGAGAAGTGCTTCAGTGTTTAGCAAAGGGGATGTCTAACAAGAAGATCGCAGAGGAGCTTTACATCTCAGAGAACACTGTCAAAAATCACGTTCGGAACATATTAGAAAAGCTCCAGCTGAGTTCCCGCATAGAGGCTGCTACCTACGCTATCAAGCAGAATCTTGGTCAGGGTCAGTGAGTTCATCGGCCGAGCACTCGCTCGGCTTGCGTATGGCAGCGAACCTTTCTGATAGATGCGTGTACGGCGCTGGCTCATACCAATCGCCCTGTGATTGCGGGGTCATCAATCCTTGTCAAAATGCAGAGGTAAAAGTCCCGACATAACCAGTAAGTTCGCGTATTTGTAGATTCAGTTGCTTCCAGGCGTAATCGGTGTCCGACCAGCTTGCTGCCACCCAGATCACAGCGGCCTCGCGGACAGGGATTAGACTTCTATCCGTGGTCTGTTAGGAAATCGGTATGTCGCTTATATCTAAAATTCTGCGATTCGGAGAAGGCAAGAAGCTAAAACTCCTCTCGGCAGTCGCCGAGGCCGTCAACGAGCTTGAGCCCCAGATGCAAAGTCTCACCGACGCTGAACTCCGGGGTAAAACGGCAGAGTTCAAAACGCGTATTGAAAACGGCGAAAGTCTCGACGACCTGATGGCCGAGGCATTCGCTGTCGTCCGGGAGGCGGCCCGTCGCACTCTCGGCCAACGTCACTTTGACGTACAAATCATGGGCGGTGCCGCCCTGCATTTCGGATGGATAGCCGAGATGAAAACCGGAGAGGGAAAAACGCTCGTCTCGACGCTGCCAGTTTATCTCAATGCGCTCGAAGGTAAAGGCGTACACATGGTCACTGTCAACGATTACCTGGCAAAGCGCGATGCCGAGTGGATGGGAGTTGTCCACAGATTCTTGGGTTTAGAAGTGGGGTTGATTCTCCCCACTATGTCTACTGAGGAACGGCGCGCCGCGTATCGGGCTGACATCACATACGGGACGAACAACGAGTTTGGCTTTGATTACTTGAGAGACAACATGGCAATGTCGCCGGACGAAATAGTCCAAAGGGGACACAACTACGCCATCGTCGACGAAGTCGACTCGATCCTCATAGACGAGGCCAGAACTCCTCTTATCATCTCCGGCCGCCTCGCAGACTCAGCCCGCTGGTACAAGGAGTTCGCCCGAATAGCCAGCCGGTTGCGAAAAGAAGTGCACTACGAGGTGGACGAGGCAAAACACCAGGTAGCTGTCACAGAGGAGGGAGTCGCAGCGGTAGAGGAGATGTTAGGTGTGGAAAATCTTTATGACCACGTCAATGCCGACTTAGTTCATCACCTCAACGTTGCCCTCAAAGCAAAGGAGCTCTACAAGCGAGACGTTGATTATCTCGTCAGGGACGGTGAGGTTTTGATAGTTGACGAGTTCACAGGAAGAATTTTGCATGGCAGGCGCTACTCGGAAGGACTTCACCAAGCTATAGAGGCAAAAGAGGGCGTGCGCATCAAGGAAGAAAATCAAACACTCGCCACTATTACGCTCCAAAACTATTTTCGGCTCTACGAAAAACTTGCCGGGATGACGGGCACTGCCGCTACTGAAGCAGCGGAGTTTGCTCACACCTACGGATTGGAAGTTGTGGAAATTCCTACCAACCTTCCCGTTCGGAGGATTGATCATCCAGATGTCGTATACAAGACAGAGGATGCGAAATTCTCCGCCATCGTAGAAGACATTGCCGAAAGGCATGAGCGCGGCCAACCCATTCTCATCGGGACTATTTCGATCGAAAAGTCCGAGAGGCTCAGCCGATACCTGGACAAACGTGGAATACCGCATCACGTATTGAACGCCAAACACCATGAGAAAGAAGCTGTTATTATCGCCCAAGCAGGTCGCCTTGGAGCCGTGACAGTTGCCACGAATATGGCGGGGAGAGGCGTTGATATTATGTTAGGGGGAAATCCAGAGTTCCTCGCAAAAGAAGAGTATAAAAAGCGGTATGGCGACGAAGAGGTAGATGAAGAAAAGTATCGAGCGTTGCTTGAAACTTTTAAAAAACAGTGTGCAGAAGAGAGGGAAAAAGTTATTGAGCTCGGTGGTCTGTATGTAATAGGCACCGAGCGGCATGAGTCGAGGAGAATCGACAACCAGCTTCGTGGTCGCTCAGGTCGACAGGGCGATCCAGGAGAGAGCCGCTTCTACCTCAGTCTTGAGGACGATCTGATGCGCCTTTTTGCATCGGATCGGGTCGCTTGGGTTATGGAGCGTCTAAGGGTACCGGACGATGTTCCAATTGAGGCAAAGATGGTCACTAAGGTAATTGAAAAAGCTCAGAGACAGGTCGAGGCACAGAACTTTGATATTCGTAAAAACGTACTCAAGTACGACGACGTTATGAACAAGCAGCGCGAGGTAATTTACAAGCGCCGTAGACAAGTTCTAGAAGGAGAAGATATTCATGAAGAAACACTTCAGGATATCGCAGATGTCCTTGAAAAGAAGGTGCACGAGATTTTGGAGGGCAAAGATCCAGAAGAGTACGACTTTGAGGAGCTCCTTCTATATTTGAAGGAAATCTATCCAACTCGACTTACGACTGATGAATTGTACAAACTTCAACGTCCAGGCATAGAAGACATCATTCAGTTGGTATTGGAAGACGCGTTAGATCAGTACGCGGAGAAAGAACAGAGCCTGGGGACCGAGTCTCTTCGAGAGCTAGAGAGACGAGTGCTTTTGTCGGTAATCGACAGGCGATGGATAGAGCACCTCTACGAAATGGATTACTTGAGGGAGGGGATTCATCTTAGAGCTATTGGACAAGAGGATCCACTGGTTGCATATCAAGCCGATGGTTTCAGAATGTTTTCCGAGATGATGGAGGGGATTAAAGAAGACTTTGTCAAATATGTGTGTCATATGGAGATTGTCGCCCAGGAGCCGACAAGGCGCGTAGCCGGCCTCAAGCAGATTTCTGCAACGGAGGCAGAGGCCGCTGGAGGCGCCATCAAAGCAGGCGAGTACACCAGAGCTCTTGGCGGGCAGATGCCAGGCGAGACTGGCTCAGAAGAGGGAGATCGTTCCGAGCCCATACGGGCCGAAAAAGTTCCGCGCAACGCGCCGTGCCCTTGTGGATCCGGCAAAAAGTACAAGCTATGTCACGGTTCACTGAGGGACTAGCGAGAAAGCAAGGAGGGAGATGTCGAAAAAGAGACAGGACTTCATCGGCGAGCAGGGCTCCGAAAAAGCACCGTTACCCGGGAGCGATAGAAAAGATGCATCCAAGGAGTTTGGGGTGGTATCGGAGTGGGTACGGCCGAAGCTGGCCGAGTTGAGCACTCGCCTGGACTCGGCAAAGGAGTATCTTTGACATACCTGGCCTTCGGGACTCGATAGAACACCTTGAAGAGCAGACTTCTTCTCGTGATTTATGGAGCGATGCCACCAAAGCCAGAGACCTTCTTACAAAGCTCTCACAAGCAAAGGACACCGTCGAGAGGGTCGGATCTCTTGGCCGGGAGCTTGAAGACGCTAAGGCTTTGTACGAGCTAGCGACTGAGGAGCACGACTTAGAAGCTCTCAAAGAAGCCGCGTCTTTGGTCGAAGAAGTCGAGCGCCAAATCGCCAATCTAGAGCTCGAGACGCTTTTTACGGGTGAGTTCGACGACCGGGATGCAATCCTTTCTATTCACCCCGGTGCAGGGGGAACAGACTCTGCTGACTGGGCCGACATGCTGCTGCGAATGTATCTCAGGTGGGCTGATCGCTCGGGTATGCGGTACGACGTAAACGAATATCAAGAAGGGGAGGAAGCGGGCCTCAAATCGGCGACCGTCACGATTTCTGGGCCTCATGCCTACGGGAAGCTGGTCGGGGAGAGAGGAGTTCACAGGCTAGTGCGCATATCTCCGTTCGACGCCGGCGCCAGACGCCACACCTCTTTTGCAGCCGTAGATGTGATTCCTGTGGTAGAAGAAGACTCCGAGGTCGAGATCGATGACGAAGACCTCAAAATCGAAACGTTTCGCTCCTCGGGACACGGTGGCCAGCATGTAAACGTCACAGACTCGGCTGTACGAATCACCCACATTCCTACCGGCATCGTCGTCTCATGTCAGAACGAGCGCAGTCAGATACAGAACCGAGCGAAGGCTTTCCAGATCCTCCGAGCGCGCTTGGCGGAGTTGCGAAGAAGGCAGAGAGAAGAAGAAATGGCCAAGATCCGCGGGGAGCAAAAGCAGGTCGCTTTTGGGAGCCAGATAAGATCTTATGTTCTGCACCCCTACAGGCAAGTCAAAGATGCTAGGACTGGCGTGGAAACTTCCTCGGTGGAACAGGTACTAGATGGCGACATCGACATGTTTATCGAGGCATACCTAAAGGCGAGACGCAGCGGCCAGCTAGAGTAACCAGTCTATCTCTGATTTGCGAGTTTCCGCACGGTATCTGCTATAGAAGACGCAGAGATTCCAGCTCGATCTCTAAGCTGCTCTGGCTTACCCGATCCTGGCATTCCGTACACAGCTAGCTTTACAACCGGCGGGATCCGGTAACCGTCTAGGGAGCCTCTAATCGAGCTGGGGTCTGTGATAGCTCGACATACCGCGTCCCCCAATCCGCCTTCGGGCCTGTGATCTTCTACGGTCACCATAGCCTCAACAGAGGCCGCTATCTCCCTCAGGAGCGTGGCGGCAATGGGCTTTATCGAGTAGGCATCTATCACTATGATCGGCAGGCCAGCGGAGTCGAGTTCCTCGGCGGCTGCAAGTGCCTCGTGGACGGTTACTCCTGTAGCTACCACTGCGAATTTGGCACCTTCTGGGCTGCGAAGAACCTTCGCTCCCCCCGGTTCGAATTCCTCCTCCGGATCGTAAATCACCGGTGTGGAGTTTCTCGCTGTTCTCAAGTACGAAATGCCCTCGAGATCGAGCATGCGCTCGAGCATCGAAACCGTGGAGTTTCCGTCGGCTGGACACAGGACCGTTGAGGAGTAGACCGAGCTCATCATCGCCAGGTCTTCGAGTCCCATCTGAGATGGTCCGTCTTCTCCAATAGAAACGCCGGCGTGTGATCCACACAGCTTGAGGTTCGCTCGCCCAATCGAAGCCATTCGAATGAAGTCATGGGCTCTCGTAAGGAAAGCAGCGAAGGTGCTGCAAAAGACAGGGCGACCCAACGCGGCGATCCCTGTTGCCGCTCCCACCATGCACTGCTCTTCTATGAACATCTCGATATATCTGTCGGGGTGAGCTTTTTCGAATATCTCGGCATACGTCGAGTTGGACACCTCGGCGTCCATTACATACAAATCTGGGCGCACTTCTCCGATGGCAGCTAGAGTCTCGCCATATGCCTGCCTCGTAGCCACAGCTTGGGTGTATTTGGGACGCTTAGATAGATATAGGGGATCTTGTTTCCAGTCGGGAGCAGGCTCGTTTCTTGCGGAGCTGCTTTTAGGCATGCGCTTCCTTGAGGCAGATGCCCTTTCCGCTGCCGCCAAACTAGCGTGATCTGGAGCTTTTACCGAGATCCGAATGTTCTTCTGACCGCCCAGAGTCGAGATAGCCTCAGCGGCCATCTGAGGGGGAAGGGGCTTTCCGTGCCATCCGTTCTTGTCCTCGAGAGCCGGCACCCCAAAGCCCTTCTTCGTTTTGGCAATTACTGCTGTGGGTTTGCCCGATTCCATCGCAGCGGTGGTATAAGCTCGATCTATCTCGATGCAGTCGTGTCCATCGATGACAAGCGCAGACCATCCAAAAGCCTCAAAGCGCTGCTTATAGGCATCGACGTTCCATCCAAGCTGGGTCTGTCCCCTCTGGCCCAGGCGGTTCACGTCCACGATGGCGACCAAGTTCGAGAGCTGATAGTACGCCGCGGTCTGGACTGCTTCCCAAACCGATCCCTCAGAGGTTTCGCTATCTCCCATAAGAACCCAGACTCTATAGGGGAGGTCTTCGCGCTGCGCAAGTAGCGCCATGCCGACCCCCACTGCTAGTCCCTGCCCTAGCGACCCCGATGCCACATCGATTCCCGGGAGAAGGGGGACCGGGTGCCCCTCTAACGGACTGTCTAGCTTTCGAAGCGTGAGGAGCTCTTCGTCGGAGATCCACCCCGCAGCCTTCATCGCTGCATACAGCCCAGGCGCACCGTGTCCCTTAGAGAGAACAAACCTATCGTTAGCAAGGCTTTTAGGGTTAGATGGATCGA of the Acidimicrobiia bacterium genome contains:
- the raiA gene encoding ribosome-associated translation inhibitor RaiA, whose product is MRFWVPPRIILNLEHATGRSNGGCGQSCHIADFLYLLGGEMDIKATAKNMELPERLQQYAVSKLSRADRLLEDLKSCTAVFTEIKNSSVSSSYVLEVTAKTGHGRLIRAEGQAPDPYAVVDRVADKLESQLRRLKGRIIGRNRNKRGAKSKLSGNSREEGEFLEGDNGIRIARYKKFELEPLLPEEAAEELELLGHSFYFFTNKESGLPAVVYRRRGGDFGLIEPAVE
- a CDS encoding preprotein translocase subunit SecA, which translates into the protein MSLISKILRFGEGKKLKLLSAVAEAVNELEPQMQSLTDAELRGKTAEFKTRIENGESLDDLMAEAFAVVREAARRTLGQRHFDVQIMGGAALHFGWIAEMKTGEGKTLVSTLPVYLNALEGKGVHMVTVNDYLAKRDAEWMGVVHRFLGLEVGLILPTMSTEERRAAYRADITYGTNNEFGFDYLRDNMAMSPDEIVQRGHNYAIVDEVDSILIDEARTPLIISGRLADSARWYKEFARIASRLRKEVHYEVDEAKHQVAVTEEGVAAVEEMLGVENLYDHVNADLVHHLNVALKAKELYKRDVDYLVRDGEVLIVDEFTGRILHGRRYSEGLHQAIEAKEGVRIKEENQTLATITLQNYFRLYEKLAGMTGTAATEAAEFAHTYGLEVVEIPTNLPVRRIDHPDVVYKTEDAKFSAIVEDIAERHERGQPILIGTISIEKSERLSRYLDKRGIPHHVLNAKHHEKEAVIIAQAGRLGAVTVATNMAGRGVDIMLGGNPEFLAKEEYKKRYGDEEVDEEKYRALLETFKKQCAEEREKVIELGGLYVIGTERHESRRIDNQLRGRSGRQGDPGESRFYLSLEDDLMRLFASDRVAWVMERLRVPDDVPIEAKMVTKVIEKAQRQVEAQNFDIRKNVLKYDDVMNKQREVIYKRRRQVLEGEDIHEETLQDIADVLEKKVHEILEGKDPEEYDFEELLLYLKEIYPTRLTTDELYKLQRPGIEDIIQLVLEDALDQYAEKEQSLGTESLRELERRVLLSVIDRRWIEHLYEMDYLREGIHLRAIGQEDPLVAYQADGFRMFSEMMEGIKEDFVKYVCHMEIVAQEPTRRVAGLKQISATEAEAAGGAIKAGEYTRALGGQMPGETGSEEGDRSEPIRAEKVPRNAPCPCGSGKKYKLCHGSLRD
- a CDS encoding DNA-binding response regulator, translated to MVADDDEVFRCGLASLAQMFPRIVIVGEASDGIEAVELAAELAPDILLMDVRMPKLSGIEATSRIREEVPTTRILMLTVSDEEEDLFQALKAGAVGYLLKGADLGEVKAAVEAVYQGESFISPQMATKLISEFTSLAKEHEERRPKITRREREVLQCLAKGMSNKKIAEELYISENTVKNHVRNILEKLQLSSRIEAATYAIKQNLGQGQ
- a CDS encoding transketolase codes for the protein MGASQTSHDKYALLQDLAAQIAIDAIRCTTEAGSGHPTTAMSAAHLLAVLFGTHLRFDPSNPKSLANDRFVLSKGHGAPGLYAAMKAAGWISDEELLTLRKLDSPLEGHPVPLLPGIDVASGSLGQGLAVGVGMALLAQREDLPYRVWVLMGDSETSEGSVWEAVQTAAYYQLSNLVAIVDVNRLGQRGQTQLGWNVDAYKQRFEAFGWSALVIDGHDCIEIDRAYTTAAMESGKPTAVIAKTKKGFGVPALEDKNGWHGKPLPPQMAAEAISTLGGQKNIRISVKAPDHASLAAAERASASRKRMPKSSSARNEPAPDWKQDPLYLSKRPKYTQAVATRQAYGETLAAIGEVRPDLYVMDAEVSNSTYAEIFEKAHPDRYIEMFIEEQCMVGAATGIAALGRPVFCSTFAAFLTRAHDFIRMASIGRANLKLCGSHAGVSIGEDGPSQMGLEDLAMMSSVYSSTVLCPADGNSTVSMLERMLDLEGISYLRTARNSTPVIYDPEEEFEPGGAKVLRSPEGAKFAVVATGVTVHEALAAAEELDSAGLPIIVIDAYSIKPIAATLLREIAASVEAMVTVEDHRPEGGLGDAVCRAITDPSSIRGSLDGYRIPPVVKLAVYGMPGSGKPEQLRDRAGISASSIADTVRKLANQR
- a CDS encoding peptide chain release factor 2, which produces MFDIPGLRDSIEHLEEQTSSRDLWSDATKARDLLTKLSQAKDTVERVGSLGRELEDAKALYELATEEHDLEALKEAASLVEEVERQIANLELETLFTGEFDDRDAILSIHPGAGGTDSADWADMLLRMYLRWADRSGMRYDVNEYQEGEEAGLKSATVTISGPHAYGKLVGERGVHRLVRISPFDAGARRHTSFAAVDVIPVVEEDSEVEIDDEDLKIETFRSSGHGGQHVNVTDSAVRITHIPTGIVVSCQNERSQIQNRAKAFQILRARLAELRRRQREEEMAKIRGEQKQVAFGSQIRSYVLHPYRQVKDARTGVETSSVEQVLDGDIDMFIEAYLKARRSGQLE
- a CDS encoding AAA family ATPase, whose translation is LLTKAKAQALKAGVPEPSPVPEPEPGPSVPEPGPQREPGVEPSREPPPGLQTRTIRLVGDVPHEVWNRLGTKILPKLRSAGSDLKVGVDFSVTVNSEIAESLASELRQILADLGLDDDVQIRVT